The Aureimonas mangrovi genome includes a region encoding these proteins:
- a CDS encoding type II toxin-antitoxin system HicA family toxin — protein MSPKRQVERPKDIIKRLLGDGWTERKGKGDHRNFTKPGHGVVTVDTGVKEIPIGTLRNIYRTAGWGW, from the coding sequence ATGAGCCCGAAGCGACAGGTTGAACGCCCCAAGGACATCATCAAGCGATTGCTCGGCGATGGCTGGACGGAGCGGAAGGGAAAGGGGGACCACCGCAATTTCACCAAGCCCGGTCACGGGGTGGTCACGGTGGACACGGGAGTGAAGGAGATACCGATCGGCACCCTTCGCAACATCTACAGAACGGCGGGCTGGGGCTGGTAG
- a CDS encoding type II toxin-antitoxin system HicB family antitoxin, which translates to MTNVVALIHGEAGTYGISFPDFPGAASGGATVDEALARGRALLATHIEALTEEKVALPALRTLEEVRADPALAEDFADAVAVTLVPADLPGRARQFTISMDENLMARIDVQAKALGENRSRYLANAARNRLREDA; encoded by the coding sequence ATGACCAACGTCGTCGCATTGATCCACGGAGAGGCCGGCACCTACGGCATCTCCTTCCCAGACTTCCCCGGCGCGGCGTCCGGCGGCGCCACCGTTGACGAGGCGCTGGCGCGCGGCCGCGCGTTGCTCGCCACCCATATCGAGGCACTGACGGAAGAGAAGGTCGCCCTTCCCGCCCTGCGCACGCTGGAGGAGGTCCGCGCCGATCCCGCGCTCGCGGAGGACTTCGCCGATGCCGTCGCCGTCACCCTGGTGCCGGCGGACCTGCCCGGCCGCGCACGGCAGTTCACGATCTCGATGGACGAGAACCTGATGGCTCGCATCGACGTGCAGGCCAAGGCCCTCGGCGAGAACCGCTCGCGCTATCTCGCCAACGCCGCGCGCAATCGCCTGCGGGAGGATGCCTGA
- a CDS encoding MT-A70 family methyltransferase: MSADLGLPLFSYDVVVIDPPWPWRAYSDKGLEKSPEAQYTTMSMADIAAMRVGDLLAPGGVLVMWATWPLIEQQAAIMRGWGLPTVTGGVWAKRTSGGKLRWGTGYVLRSVCEPFLIGRLEGAAIARGKVPNLVETLTDAALDGLAREHSRKPEEFYQLVETLVPTGRRADIFSRQRRAGWDAFGNEADKFGAAE, encoded by the coding sequence GTGAGTGCCGACCTCGGCCTGCCGTTGTTCTCCTACGATGTCGTCGTCATCGATCCGCCGTGGCCGTGGCGGGCCTATTCCGACAAGGGCCTCGAGAAGAGCCCCGAAGCGCAATACACGACGATGTCGATGGCCGACATCGCGGCCATGCGCGTCGGCGATCTCCTCGCGCCCGGCGGCGTCCTCGTGATGTGGGCGACCTGGCCGCTGATCGAGCAACAGGCGGCGATCATGCGCGGCTGGGGCCTGCCGACCGTGACGGGCGGCGTGTGGGCGAAGCGCACCAGCGGCGGCAAGTTGCGCTGGGGCACGGGCTACGTGCTGCGCTCCGTCTGCGAACCGTTCCTGATCGGCCGCCTCGAGGGCGCGGCCATCGCGCGCGGCAAGGTGCCGAACCTCGTCGAGACGCTGACCGACGCCGCGCTCGACGGCCTTGCCCGCGAGCATTCCCGCAAGCCGGAAGAATTCTACCAGCTCGTCGAAACCCTCGTCCCGACCGGGCGCCGCGCGGACATCTTCTCGCGCCAGCGCCGCGCCGGCTGGGACGCGTTCGGCAACGAGGCCGACAAGTTCGGGGCGGCCGAATGA
- a CDS encoding DUF7146 domain-containing protein, translated as MTARSPEMDAFVEEARAISIEAAFERCGFSLSTLRRASHEYVGPCPRCGGKDRFQLNPSKNVFLCRQGGAGGDGIALVEYLTGESFLDACETLLGRDRPGPAKSAEELRDSAARRREAEARNAAARAESEERAARQADESAHYRRRELERCLDIWAEGRPFPGSQAERYLALRGLDPSRIDPAFLRCAADLPFWGRDAGGRNAQLHRGPAMLALFVRPDGGSAKIIGIHQTWIDLDVPGKGRPTITDPQNAGETLPSKKMRGSKAGGLIPLVGRLSSARRMVAGEGIETVLGFGQREGFPEGTFYCAAGDLGNLCGKATKDSRIRHPQKVNIGKGGRRLPVFVPGEAPDLDSVAMPVPDHVDELVLLGDGDSDAVMTRAAMKRGARRHARDGRTVRVEMAPAGMDFAEMAQGVAA; from the coding sequence ATGACCGCCCGATCGCCGGAAATGGACGCCTTCGTCGAGGAGGCGCGCGCGATCTCGATCGAGGCGGCCTTCGAGCGCTGCGGCTTCTCGCTCTCGACGCTGCGCCGCGCCAGCCATGAGTATGTCGGCCCGTGCCCGCGCTGCGGCGGCAAGGATCGGTTCCAGCTCAACCCCTCGAAGAACGTCTTCCTCTGCCGGCAGGGCGGGGCGGGCGGCGACGGCATCGCGCTCGTCGAGTATCTGACGGGCGAGAGCTTCCTCGACGCCTGCGAGACGCTGCTCGGCCGCGACCGGCCGGGGCCTGCGAAGAGCGCCGAGGAGCTTCGCGACAGTGCCGCGCGCCGACGCGAGGCCGAGGCCCGCAACGCCGCCGCCCGCGCCGAGAGCGAAGAGCGCGCCGCCCGGCAGGCCGACGAGAGCGCGCATTATCGCCGCCGCGAGCTGGAGCGCTGCCTCGACATCTGGGCCGAGGGGCGGCCGTTCCCCGGCAGCCAGGCCGAGCGGTATCTCGCGCTGCGCGGGCTCGACCCTTCGCGGATCGACCCGGCCTTCCTGCGCTGCGCGGCCGATCTGCCGTTCTGGGGCCGGGATGCGGGCGGGCGCAACGCGCAGCTGCACCGCGGCCCCGCCATGCTGGCGCTGTTCGTGCGGCCCGACGGCGGCAGCGCTAAGATCATCGGCATTCATCAGACGTGGATCGACCTAGACGTGCCCGGCAAGGGGCGGCCGACGATCACCGACCCGCAGAACGCGGGCGAGACGCTGCCCTCGAAGAAGATGCGCGGCTCCAAGGCCGGCGGGCTGATCCCGCTCGTCGGCCGTCTCTCCTCGGCGCGCCGCATGGTGGCCGGCGAGGGGATCGAGACCGTTCTCGGCTTCGGCCAGCGCGAAGGCTTTCCGGAGGGCACGTTCTACTGCGCTGCCGGCGACCTCGGGAATTTGTGCGGCAAGGCGACGAAGGACAGCCGCATCCGCCACCCGCAGAAGGTGAATATCGGTAAGGGCGGGCGGCGCTTGCCCGTGTTCGTGCCTGGCGAGGCGCCAGATCTCGACAGCGTGGCGATGCCGGTGCCCGACCATGTCGACGAGCTCGTCCTCCTCGGCGACGGCGACAGCGACGCGGTGATGACGCGGGCGGCGATGAAGCGCGGCGCGCGACGCCATGCGCGCGACGGCCGCACGGTGCGCGTGGAGATGGCACCGGCAGGCATGGACTTCGCCGAGATGGCGCAAGGGGTGGCGGCGTGA
- a CDS encoding helix-turn-helix domain-containing protein has protein sequence MDDAAIIDALERQVCALRDRVEELEAILAPEFDVPAEWCLTRRERQVLSVLVARPRATREAVATIVYGLAREEEVENPAVVIESHVSKLRRKLKPYGIAIISRRFDGYWLEDRKAVRDLLGVAA, from the coding sequence ATGGATGACGCCGCAATAATCGACGCGCTCGAGCGGCAGGTCTGTGCGCTGCGCGACCGTGTCGAGGAACTGGAGGCCATCCTCGCCCCCGAATTCGACGTTCCTGCCGAGTGGTGTCTAACGCGCCGTGAGCGACAGGTTCTCTCCGTTCTCGTCGCTCGACCGAGGGCGACACGCGAGGCCGTCGCGACGATCGTATACGGCCTCGCGCGGGAAGAGGAAGTCGAGAACCCTGCGGTGGTGATCGAGTCGCATGTCTCGAAACTGCGGCGGAAGCTCAAGCCCTACGGCATCGCAATCATCTCGCGCCGCTTCGATGGCTACTGGCTCGAAGACCGCAAGGCGGTGCGCGATCTCCTCGGGGTGGCTGCATGA
- a CDS encoding helix-turn-helix domain-containing protein translates to MSTVDLSTWRITAGKNLREIAEALGIGGANPGRTLQRYENGSRACPLDLAVAIQTLTEGAVTPGSMAATRAAYLRDHGQAFTSSDDGKNGAEAASRHVNDEAAGSHAETAR, encoded by the coding sequence ATGAGCACGGTCGACCTTTCCACGTGGCGGATTACCGCCGGTAAGAACCTCCGCGAGATTGCGGAGGCGCTTGGCATCGGCGGGGCCAACCCCGGCCGAACGCTTCAGCGTTACGAGAACGGATCGCGAGCGTGTCCGCTTGATCTCGCGGTTGCGATCCAGACGCTTACTGAGGGCGCCGTCACGCCGGGAAGCATGGCCGCTACCCGCGCGGCTTATCTCCGTGATCATGGTCAGGCCTTCACCTCGTCCGATGACGGCAAGAATGGGGCTGAGGCGGCGTCGCGTCACGTGAACGACGAGGCCGCCGGTTCACATGCGGAGACGGCGCGATGA